AAGAACCCCACTGTAATCATCTTGTTGCATATCACCAGTGTTTACTGTAACCACAACTTCTTTCTTCTGACCAGCAGATAATGAGCCTGACGACGGGTTTACTGCATCAACCCAGGAAGGCTTGGTTATACTCCAATCAAGTTTTCTATTTGGGTTAAATGGATCGGGTTCTGCTGTGTTTTCGATGATTAACGTTGCTGTTACAGTCTCTCCTTGCCCAACTGAACCGAAACTAATCGAAGTCGGATAAACTTTTAATTTTGGCTTATAATCATCATTATTATAGGTGTCTGTGATTTTAAACAGAATTTTTGCATCATTTTGATCACCTGATTCACCATCTAGTTCCCCTGTGATAACATAGTAACCACTCTCTGTTGTGAAATCATCTCCGCTAAGAGTATCAGTCTCTAGGTTATATGCCCCATGATAAACTGCCCCTCGTCTTTCTCCGTTTAACCATTCATCAAACAAGAAATTATCAGCTCCACCACCTGGATGACTACTGATATCAGCTAGGTCATCGAGGAATAAATCGTCCTCCATCAACTTAATTTGAATGTCAACAACTGGGTCGATGACTTTAACGACGTAATTTTTATTTGGAGTCCAAGTAACTTGGTTTTCTGGACCGATTTCAGTTGTAACAAAAGCTACATCTTTTGAAAACATTCTGATTGTATAATACCAGTCTGGGTCATCACCTGGCCATCCCTCTATGGAATCTTGTTCAATAACTTGGTATATGTTTACTGTCACTGTTATATCACTGCTAACACCGCCACCAATGATCGTAACCTCACTATTAGGATCTCCATCATACATCTGTGGGTGCTGAGAGGACATATAATTTGTGGTTTTTGGTTGCGCGTAATTAAATGTTTCCTCAGCGGTAATAACACCATCGTTGTTGCCCTGTTGGTCAGCATTCCCCCGGAAACCTTCTATAACAAAGTAGCTGAAGACACCACTTTTTAGTTCATCGGTTTCATATGAATATTCATTCGCTGCACAAGCCATCAGAATAACACGGTTTTCATTCCCAGCACCTAAAGTCTGTAAAAAGTTGGTGATAAAATCATCTGCGTTGAAATTAAAACCTGGTGGACCCATACCACCACTGTAACAGGTGTCTAGTATAACTACGACCCTGCCGTTGAAATTGTTTAGTATACCATTAAGCTCGGTATCATACATGTATGAGTCGTAGCAGCAGATTGCTTCACCATTACCATCTTTTGTTCCGTGGCCGCTAAAGAAAAACAGTGATACGCTACTTGAAGTTGTTTGTCCTGCTATTTCATTTAATTTATTTGTTATAGCACCTTCTGTGCCTTGGCTGTCAATAAAAATAGTTATGTCGTTTTCATTCCACCCATTTTGTTTAAGAACTTCTCTCATCCCACGGGCATCGTCATCAGTGTATTGTAGATCTGGCCCACCTGGCCCAGCAGGGGGGTAATCAGCTACTCCAACAACTAGTGCTTTTCTTCCTCCAGCTAGAGATTCTACATTTAAAATATTATCACTGTTTTTATTCACAACATGTTGTGTGCTAACTTGACCAGCTGCCCCAAAACTTCCTAAAACCATTAGGATAACGATGGTTAAAGACAATATTTCCCCATTCATCTCCATAGACACTCCACTCGCTTTAAATAACAGCCGATATATATATGAAATTGTATATAAATAATTTTTGTTAAAAACAAAAAAATTTAATTAGTGCATCCACCGATTTTAAGACTGGGATCACCAAGAAGAGTCCACTGCTGAACAGTTTTACAGTCACT
The Candidatus Thermoplasmatota archaeon DNA segment above includes these coding regions:
- a CDS encoding caspase family protein, whose protein sequence is MNGEILSLTIVILMVLGSFGAAGQVSTQHVVNKNSDNILNVESLAGGRKALVVGVADYPPAGPGGPDLQYTDDDARGMREVLKQNGWNENDITIFIDSQGTEGAITNKLNEIAGQTTSSSVSLFFFSGHGTKDGNGEAICCYDSYMYDTELNGILNNFNGRVVVILDTCYSGGMGPPGFNFNADDFITNFLQTLGAGNENRVILMACAANEYSYETDELKSGVFSYFVIEGFRGNADQQGNNDGVITAEETFNYAQPKTTNYMSSQHPQMYDGDPNSEVTIIGGGVSSDITVTVNIYQVIEQDSIEGWPGDDPDWYYTIRMFSKDVAFVTTEIGPENQVTWTPNKNYVVKVIDPVVDIQIKLMEDDLFLDDLADISSHPGGGADNFLFDEWLNGERRGAVYHGAYNLETDTLSGDDFTTESGYYVITGELDGESGDQNDAKILFKITDTYNNDDYKPKLKVYPTSISFGSVGQGETVTATLIIENTAEPDPFNPNRKLDWSITKPSWVDAVNPSSGSLSAGQKKEVVVTVNTGDMQQDDYSGVLKLTSNGGNQDITVSITVPRDISNQMFFVNYLQRPQVSRFLFSSLFFDTSRILNKEVIKL